The DNA sequence CCACCAAACCCCAATAATACCTATGTGGTAGTTAGCGCTGACCACGCCACAACCCCAGAGGAAGCTGCTCCGCAAGTGTTGAATTGGGTTAAAAAAGTAAGTACTACGAAGCCGTGAAGCAATCTTTTAAAGGCAATAAAAGCTATTTACCCAGTAAGCCTTGTGCTGTATGTGGTCGCACTATGACTTGGCGTAAGTCTTGGGCCAAAAACTGGGAGAGTGTGTTGTACTGCTCTGAGGCCTGTCGTAAAAAAGGCAAATAACTAATTAACGAGACGCTTACAGACTGCGTCGGTAAACTCCTTAGTCGTTGCCTTACCCTTGAGATCCCCAGTGCGGATCTGGTCAACATTGAGTGTATCGATAATGGCAGTACGCAAACGCGTTGCTAAATCCTGTTTGCCCACATGATCAAGCATCATGGCCGATGCCAACAGAATGGAGATCGGATTAGCAATCCCTTTGCCCGCAATATCGGGAGCTGAGCCGTGCACGGCTTCAAAGATTGCTGTGTTGGTTCCAATATTCCCACCGGGTGCCATTCCAAGACCGCCCACTAAGCCTGCAATTTGATCGGACAAAATGTCGCCAAAGAGATTGGTACATAACAACATATCAAAGCGCCAGGGATTCATGACCAGCTGCATGGCGCATGCGTCCACAATCATGTCGTCCATCTCAACTCGACCTTCATACTCTTTAGATACATCTCGTGCAGCATCCAGAAAGATACCAGTAAGGAGCTTCAGAATATTGGCTTTATGCACGACGGTAATCTTCTTACGACCATTCTTGAGGGCATACTCAAAAGCAAAGCGTGCAATCCGTTTACTACCTTCATAGGTGTTCATGCCGGTTGATACAGCTACGGCTTTAGGATTGTCACCAACTGGTATTAAGTATTCATGGGCTACATAAAAGCCGCCCAAGTTCTCTCGAATTAGAACGATATCGATGTCTTCATAGCGACCCGGGATCATTGTTTTAGCTGGGCGCACGTTGGCATACAACTCAAACTCCTCACGCAAGCGCACATTGGAGGAGCGAAAGCCGCCACCAACTGGCGTAGTCAGGGGACCCTTTAAGGCCAGATGATTCTTACGAATACTCTCGAGGGTTTGGGCAGGCAAAGGATCACCCAGCGCCTCAACGCCCGCAACCCCAGCTTGCTGAACATCCCAGGCAAACGGGCTGCCTAGAGTTTCAAAGATCTGGATGGTGGACTCGACGATCTCGGGGCCGATTCCATCTCCGGGGATGAGGGTGGCGGTCAAGGGTTTGGATGAGCTCATGGCGGATGCTTGGATTATGATCAGAATTCTCCATTTTAGATCCTTTGAGTGATACCAAAACAAAATGACCAAGCCCATACCGACTTCTGTCCAAGAGCAGCTCTTTACTGAGGCAAGAACCGTGCACGCCTTTGAATCACACCCCATCAGTGACGAACAAATTGGCCGGTTGTATGAGTTGATGAAATGGGGGCCGACCGCGTTTAATGCGCAGCCCGGACGCTATGTCTTTTTGCGAAGTGAAGCGGCAAAAGAGCGCTTATTGCCAGCGTTAAGCCCGGGAAACGTTGCTCAAGTGAAAAGTGCATCGGCAACTGTCATCATTGCCTACGACACACAATTTTATGAACACTTACCAAGCCTATATCCGGCCATGGACGCTAAATCCTTCTTTGAGGGAAAGCCAGCGGTAACCGAAGTAGCTGCTCTGCGTAATAGCTCCTTGCAAGGCGCTTACTTGCTATTCGCTGCGCGTAGCTTAGGTTGGGATTGTGGGCCGATGTCGGGATTTGATCCGGCTAAAGTCAATCAAGCATTTTTTCCGGATGGGCGCTATCACGCTAATTTCTTAATGAACATTGGTGTCGCCAATCCGAGCGGAATTTACCCACGAGGGCCTCGTTTAGCCTTTGGGGACGTTGCCCAAATCCTCTAAACTGAGAACTATTTAACAAAAGGAAGAACCATGGGCTATTTCCCCACCGATACGCTGCGCCGCGTGATGATGGCAATCTTTGTGGTCCTCGCGATCATTGAGCTAAGCCGGGGATCATGGTTCTTTATTGTGGATGTCCTCTTTGCATTGTCACTTTCACCAAAAATCTTGGCTACCGTGATCGGTATCTTTAAACGCAAAGAATAAGTTCAGGATTGCGGGGGTATCGAGTAGGTTGCAGTCGCATGGGCAATTGGATCGGGATCGGATCCTGAGTAAATGAAGACCTCCCCAACCACCAGGCTCTTACCCAATTTTAGAAGTCGAGACTGAGCACGAATTTCAGGGCTGGCTTGGGGTCGTCTTAAGAAATTGATATTCAAGCTAGTAGTGACAGTAAGTGGCACGATACCAATTTCACCCAGAATCGCCACATAAAGTGCAACATCAGCGAGCGCCATCATGGTGGGTCCTGAAACCGTTCCTCCTGGGCGTAGCTCACCGTGACCTACCGGATGAGTAACTAATGCCGCACGGTTACCCACTTCCAGAATCTGACACTTAGTTTGTGGAAAATCCTTCTTAAAGAAGGCAGCAATTTCATCTCGGGTAGCTGGCATACAAATGAATCCTAATTAATTTAATCAATCATTTTAGGTGAGCCCAAAGAGTGGTTTAATACGGGGATGCGCCTATCTATTTCCCTCTCCAGTTTTCTGATATCAGCCGCCACCGCTAATCTAGCGCTTGCGCAAGTATCACCGCTACAGCCCAACGAGCTAAAAGCTATTAACGAGCAACCTTTAGTGCCCCCACAAGGGGTCATGGGCAAACCTAAGCCATTACCACCAGAGACTCCTCCGCAAGGCATCATTATTGGCCCCAATTATCAAAGCGACACGCGTGGTGAAGCGGAAGCGAAGTCCTTAGAAGATAATTCAGCGCAGCCCATGAACCCACGCGAGGGATTAATCACCATCCCATTTAATTAATCCGCGTTACCA is a window from the Polynucleobacter sp. HIN11 genome containing:
- a CDS encoding DUF2256 domain-containing protein, with the protein product MKQSFKGNKSYLPSKPCAVCGRTMTWRKSWAKNWESVLYCSEACRKKGK
- a CDS encoding malonic semialdehyde reductase, translated to MTKPIPTSVQEQLFTEARTVHAFESHPISDEQIGRLYELMKWGPTAFNAQPGRYVFLRSEAAKERLLPALSPGNVAQVKSASATVIIAYDTQFYEHLPSLYPAMDAKSFFEGKPAVTEVAALRNSSLQGAYLLFAARSLGWDCGPMSGFDPAKVNQAFFPDGRYHANFLMNIGVANPSGIYPRGPRLAFGDVAQIL
- a CDS encoding isocitrate/isopropylmalate dehydrogenase family protein yields the protein MSSSKPLTATLIPGDGIGPEIVESTIQIFETLGSPFAWDVQQAGVAGVEALGDPLPAQTLESIRKNHLALKGPLTTPVGGGFRSSNVRLREEFELYANVRPAKTMIPGRYEDIDIVLIRENLGGFYVAHEYLIPVGDNPKAVAVSTGMNTYEGSKRIARFAFEYALKNGRKKITVVHKANILKLLTGIFLDAARDVSKEYEGRVEMDDMIVDACAMQLVMNPWRFDMLLCTNLFGDILSDQIAGLVGGLGMAPGGNIGTNTAIFEAVHGSAPDIAGKGIANPISILLASAMMLDHVGKQDLATRLRTAIIDTLNVDQIRTGDLKGKATTKEFTDAVCKRLVN
- a CDS encoding PaaI family thioesterase; translated protein: MPATRDEIAAFFKKDFPQTKCQILEVGNRAALVTHPVGHGELRPGGTVSGPTMMALADVALYVAILGEIGIVPLTVTTSLNINFLRRPQASPEIRAQSRLLKLGKSLVVGEVFIYSGSDPDPIAHATATYSIPPQS